A single window of Sphingobacterium sp. ML3W DNA harbors:
- a CDS encoding GDP-L-fucose synthase, whose translation MRYLILGCGWVGEFVAKLWLEEGHEVWASTTTEEKYHRLVADGIFVFKQNFDEQATPAIDLPTDFDYILVSIPATNKSTQDELTSRFIRVCDFLSGVKYQKMIFLSSIGIYPDVSREIDEDTFEDEELQAKLLSAEKAISRFPRTHIYRLGGLFGQNRIFAKYFQSKVCSTGDQPANFIHLEDVAALIRAGFIKPLQHTLYNVVCPQHPSKKDVILASAHKYGFEQPSAFIAGASFQKIVKSTRLQNDLNYTFQYESPLDF comes from the coding sequence ATGCGTTATCTTATATTAGGTTGTGGATGGGTAGGCGAGTTTGTTGCTAAGTTATGGTTGGAAGAAGGACATGAAGTCTGGGCTTCGACCACTACGGAAGAAAAATACCATCGGTTAGTAGCCGATGGTATTTTTGTGTTTAAACAGAATTTTGACGAACAAGCTACTCCCGCTATCGATTTACCGACGGACTTTGATTATATCTTGGTCAGTATCCCGGCAACAAATAAATCAACACAAGACGAGTTGACTAGTCGATTTATTCGGGTATGTGATTTTTTGTCTGGAGTCAAATACCAAAAGATGATCTTCTTAAGCTCTATTGGCATCTATCCTGATGTTTCCAGAGAAATCGATGAGGATACCTTTGAAGATGAGGAACTTCAAGCAAAACTTTTAAGCGCAGAAAAAGCGATAAGTCGATTTCCACGTACCCATATTTACCGGTTAGGTGGGTTATTTGGTCAAAATCGCATATTTGCAAAATATTTTCAATCCAAAGTGTGTAGCACAGGTGATCAACCAGCAAACTTTATTCATCTGGAAGATGTGGCAGCACTGATCCGTGCTGGTTTTATCAAGCCATTGCAGCATACCCTGTACAATGTGGTATGTCCGCAGCATCCCTCAAAGAAAGATGTTATTTTGGCATCAGCACATAAATATGGTTTTGAACAACCAAGCGCTTTCATTGCCGGAGCATCATTTCAAAAAATTGTTAAATCGACACGCTTGCAAAATGACCTGAATTATACTTTTCAATATGAATCTCCGTTAGATTTTTAA
- a CDS encoding cystathionine gamma-synthase: protein MAYKFATKAIHAGQQSDPTTGAVMTPIYQTSTYQQASPGEHKGYEYSRGTNPTRKALEDCLAALENGQHGLAFSSGMAATDCVLRLLKPGDEVVTGDDLYGGSYRIFTKVYEVYGITFKFVNTSDVEAVRAAISDKTKLIWVETPTNPTLKLADIEAIGQVAKEKKVLYVVDNTFASPYLQNPLDLGADIVMHSATKYINGHSDVVMGALVMNSDELYKQLFFFYNAVGGTPGPQDSFLALRGIKTLHLRMEAHCANGRKVAEYLKNHPKVEKIYWPGFEDHPGHEIAKKQMRDFGGMISIVLKGADLKETFRISSQFKVFTLAESLGGVESLINHPATMTHGSIPKEIREKVGVVDNLIRISVGIEDADDLIADLEQALV, encoded by the coding sequence ATGGCATATAAATTTGCAACTAAGGCGATTCATGCTGGTCAACAATCGGACCCTACAACGGGTGCGGTGATGACTCCTATATATCAGACATCCACTTACCAACAAGCCTCTCCTGGAGAACATAAAGGATATGAGTACTCAAGAGGAACTAATCCTACACGTAAGGCTTTGGAAGATTGTTTGGCAGCGCTAGAAAACGGGCAACATGGCCTCGCATTTTCAAGTGGTATGGCAGCGACAGACTGTGTTTTGCGTTTGCTGAAACCAGGCGACGAAGTAGTAACAGGTGATGATCTCTATGGTGGTTCTTATCGTATTTTTACAAAAGTATATGAGGTGTATGGTATTACCTTCAAATTTGTCAATACTTCAGATGTGGAGGCCGTACGTGCAGCAATCTCTGATAAGACTAAATTGATTTGGGTTGAAACACCAACGAACCCGACATTAAAACTGGCGGATATCGAAGCTATTGGACAGGTGGCAAAAGAGAAAAAAGTACTTTATGTCGTGGACAACACCTTTGCTTCTCCTTATCTGCAGAATCCGTTGGATCTAGGAGCGGATATTGTCATGCACTCCGCAACCAAATACATCAATGGTCACTCGGATGTCGTCATGGGCGCATTGGTCATGAATTCTGATGAGCTATATAAGCAGTTGTTCTTCTTTTACAACGCCGTAGGGGGCACTCCTGGTCCACAGGACTCTTTCCTAGCACTTCGTGGTATCAAAACTTTACATTTACGTATGGAAGCGCATTGTGCTAATGGACGTAAAGTAGCGGAGTACCTAAAAAATCATCCCAAAGTTGAAAAAATATATTGGCCAGGTTTTGAAGACCATCCAGGACATGAAATTGCTAAAAAGCAAATGCGTGATTTTGGAGGTATGATTTCCATTGTTCTGAAAGGTGCTGATTTGAAAGAAACATTCCGTATTTCTTCGCAATTCAAAGTATTTACCTTGGCAGAGTCCTTAGGAGGAGTAGAATCATTGATCAACCATCCAGCAACCATGACACACGGCTCAATTCCGAAAGAAATACGTGAAAAAGTGGGCGTTGTCGATAATTTGATCCGGATATCTGTCGGAATAGAAGATGCGGATGATCTGATTGCAGATCTTGAGCAAGCTTTAGTATAA
- a CDS encoding TIGR02757 family protein: MADFNIKDFLDKKVEEYNQPNFIPNDPICIPHRFQKQEDVEIMGFIAAILAWGQRKTIINKCTELIERMDGSPHDFIMNHQDTDLKQLLGFKHRTFNDTDLLYFIQFFRYHYSHFPSLEDAFLIGQENSKNVILEKALDEFKNYFFSMPDFPVRTRKHISSPAQKSSVKRINMFLRWMVRKDDKGVDFGIWKRLNQKDLICPCDVHVERVARKFGLITLDKVNWKTALELTGNLRQLDPLDPVKYDFALFGLGVEREL; the protein is encoded by the coding sequence ATGGCAGATTTTAATATTAAGGATTTTTTAGATAAGAAAGTCGAAGAGTATAATCAACCTAATTTTATTCCGAATGATCCAATCTGCATACCTCACCGCTTCCAAAAGCAAGAGGATGTTGAAATTATGGGTTTTATAGCGGCAATTTTAGCTTGGGGACAACGGAAGACCATCATTAATAAATGCACGGAACTGATCGAGCGGATGGACGGGAGCCCACATGATTTCATCATGAACCATCAAGACACCGATCTTAAGCAATTACTGGGTTTTAAGCACCGCACGTTTAATGACACCGATCTATTGTATTTTATTCAGTTTTTCCGATACCATTATAGTCACTTTCCTTCTTTGGAAGATGCTTTTTTAATCGGTCAGGAAAACTCCAAGAACGTTATTCTTGAAAAAGCTTTGGATGAGTTTAAAAATTATTTTTTTTCAATGCCCGATTTTCCGGTAAGAACAAGAAAGCATATCAGTTCTCCTGCTCAAAAATCGAGTGTTAAACGCATCAATATGTTTTTGAGGTGGATGGTGCGCAAGGATGATAAAGGTGTAGATTTTGGGATTTGGAAACGGTTGAATCAAAAGGACCTCATCTGTCCATGTGATGTGCATGTGGAGCGTGTGGCTCGTAAATTTGGATTGATTACCTTAGATAAGGTCAATTGGAAAACAGCGCTGGAACTAACGGGTAATTTAAGACAGTTGGATCCACTGGATCCAGTAAAATATGATTTTGCCTTGTTTGGTCTAGGGGTAGAAAGAGAGCTTTAA